The nucleotide sequence ACCATCTGTTAAACAAAATGTGCTCATCCATGAGATGCCAAAATACCATCTTTCAATAAATCTGTTGTTACACACAGAATACTTTTTCCCATTAGTGTATTTAGCCATTCACATAATATAAAGAAAAGCAACTTGGCGTGTACAATGCAGTTTTGTCGCAACAGAGTAAATCATGATCATGTTTTGCTAGAAATTAAGTGAAAATTCCAGTATTTCCTGCCCTCGAAAATCTAATTTGTTAATACAATGTATCTTTCACTGATATTTTAACTTCAGATTTTGGATAAGGCACAATTCAGAACACTACAACTTAATCTCACTGGGCATTTCAGAACCCCTGAGGCCTGCCAGCAAGTTGTTTGCAGACAGTTCAGCCATCACACCACGTGTGGAGTAGGTGGCACTACCAATATGAGGAAGAACCACTGCAAAACAAAATGACATTGTAAATAACATTGTTGTGGCTGCTTTATCATTTTTAAGATACTGATTAAAAGTATTCACCACAGTTTTTAAGGGTCAGCAGTGGGTGGTCAGTGGGCAAGGGTTCGGGAGTTGTGACATCAAGGCCTGCTGCTGCAATCTGTCCACTCTCGAGGGCCTTAAACAAGTCCTCTTGATTCACAACTGCCCCTCTAGAAGAATATACAGAATACACCTTCTGTTCCATCcttatattgatttattttcaaGCACAATGCTTTGCTTGAATAGTGTAATGTACCTGCTGGTGTTGATAAAGATTGCCGTTTTCTTCATCTTGCTGAAGAAGGTTTGGTCACAAAGGCCCTGAGTTTCAGGAGTCAAAGAGCAGGACACAACCACAAAATCACTCTCACTCACCAAAGTGTCTAATGGCACTGAGAAACAGAGAGCGGGGGGTTGGGGGAATTAGAGAACAGGTCCTGATCTTAAAATGAAATACCTCCATACACTTATGAATTCTTGAATTAAAGGATTATATCACATTTTAAAGAGACAACTTCATTCTCTCTCATTTCTTCTTTCTTACCATATTCTCCCTCAACCTCTTGGGCTTGAGGTTTGGGTTGTCTGCCTGTGTACAGCAACCTTTTAACTCCAAATGGTTTCAGTCGCCTTGCAATCGCCAGACCTACAAATCATCAAACAGTAATTCACTACTGTTTTAACCCCACAACAAGTGACGTTTTAATGAACTTGAGAGATGCTCACATTTTATAGACACTGTTTGCACAATAAATATCACTTCTGAATGAGTAAAACAACAGATGGTAAGACAGACGTAACAGAACAGATGATGCATACTGTGGGTGCTTAAAGTAGGTGGTTCATGTTAATGGTATGGCAgtgtgaaaaaatgttgaattatttcCTGAAGGCATTGTACATGAGCATTACTGTACCTATACGTCCCAATCCAATCACCCCTACAGTGCTGCCAGACAGCCCATAGCCACATAACCACAGAGGCTTCCATGTGCTCCAGCCACCACtgttaagagaaataaatgagcTTTTCTCACCTAAGAAAATATTTAAGTACTGACttattacacaataaaacatttttgagttGCTTTGTTTGTAATTGTGACACTGGATCTGTTCAAATTCAAGCAGTGATGTATAGCTGGTGGTGCAGTAAAAAAGTGAACGACTTACTTTTTGACTTCCTCTACACCTTCGGGGAGACGTCGTGCAGTGGCCAAGAGCAAAGCTACGGTCAGCTCAGCAGTAGCATCTGTCAAAACGTCAGGAGTGTAACCTACTCTTATCCCTCTAGGACAAAGAAAGATGGAGAACCTCATTGCTCTGTGTATGAACATCCATATTGTGCTCAGCTCAACACAAGCCAGAAACaattcagaaaaataaaaataaactttttttcaaTAAGTCACCTTTTCTTTATTTCATCTATGGCAAGATGGTCAAATCCCACCGAGAGAGTGCTGATCACTTTCAAGTTGGGTCCTGAGTAACACAATATTTGTCAATCGTATTTATATGATATAAACCTGCAGCACAAGCACATACGGCATTGGGAAGTGGGAACTGCAGGATGTTTACATATCTTAGTGTTTCATGACATCGCTTTAGTTCTGGGAGCCGTTTATTAACAAATAGCTTAGACAGAACCAGTGGTTTGTTTTACCAGCCGCATCCAGGACCTCAGTATCGATTTTGTCCGAGAGTAAACAGAGAAGCCCATGAGCACCTGCCACCCCCTTCAGCAGCTCTGCCCGGGGCACAGGCTCATCAGAGTCCCACACTGATAAATTACACCTGCAAACAATAGAGTTAGATGGGAAAAACTGTCTATAGGTCAACAATGTGTGTTTCATTTTAAGACTACAAACTCCAAAGActatgttattttttatataatactgCCATTTAAAAGACTGCATTCTAAAGAGTAACTTATTGGCAGGAAtgaatgaaatgacaaaaatctGACACGTGACCAAAGGTCCTTGACAATCCACGTGCTGTCAGTGATGTCCCGTGCCCTCCGTAATTTTGACACAAATGCACAATTTCATACAGATTATCACAAGGATTTTACACATAACGTTACAGAATTTAGTCATATTTCATACAAGACCATGCAAAGTTTCGTACATGCCGGCGGCTTTCTGGAGTGTTTTCATGCCCTCTGGCGGAATACGTCTGGTGACGAACACTTTCAGCATCTGCTGCGCGCTCATCCTGAACGATGAATTGATGATTGAAACTCGTATAATTTACTCTAAAACAGATTGCTGAAGTTTACACTGACTTCCCTATCTCCAAAGGCCACAACTGTAGGAACTGGGAAATACGTGACAAGTCGCTAAACACTGTCGGTCGGCGGGCTTTAGCACCATCTTGTGGAGCGGATGGGCAGCGCAACTGCGGT is from Triplophysa rosa linkage group LG13, Trosa_1v2, whole genome shotgun sequence and encodes:
- the grhpra gene encoding glyoxylate reductase/hydroxypyruvate reductase; its protein translation is MSAQQMLKVFVTRRIPPEGMKTLQKAAGMCNLSVWDSDEPVPRAELLKGVAGAHGLLCLLSDKIDTEVLDAAGPNLKVISTLSVGFDHLAIDEIKKRGIRVGYTPDVLTDATAELTVALLLATARRLPEGVEEVKNGGWSTWKPLWLCGYGLSGSTVGVIGLGRIGLAIARRLKPFGVKRLLYTGRQPKPQAQEVEGEYVPLDTLVSESDFVVVSCSLTPETQGLCDQTFFSKMKKTAIFINTSRGAVVNQEDLFKALESGQIAAAGLDVTTPEPLPTDHPLLTLKNCVVLPHIGSATYSTRGVMAELSANNLLAGLRGSEMPSEIKL